Proteins from one Telopea speciosissima isolate NSW1024214 ecotype Mountain lineage chromosome 1, Tspe_v1, whole genome shotgun sequence genomic window:
- the LOC122641668 gene encoding pentatricopeptide repeat-containing protein At4g02750-like, translating to MLLLLCQRPCSNCSPLFTKIHFLIRYSLYSICPFDRYSSRQFVQTTVRWVSTQQIYASNVRIGVLARAGKVEDARQVFDKMPKRDVVSWNAIVTGYWQNGLFEESKRLFDLMPVKNVVSWNLMIAGCVQNDRIDEAYHYFTKMPERNTASWNAMISGFVRFGRIEEAKSLFEEMPQRNVISYTTMIDGYAQIGEIERARALFDSIRRKNDVSWVVMISGYVENDKFVEARALFDLMPEKNIVAITAMITGYCKEGKMGSARMLFEEIQYKDLVSWNAMIAGYAQNGDGVESLKLHLQMLKMGTKPDHSTFVSLLTACSSLASLKEGREIHLIVVRSGFESDISICNALITMYSKCGSISDSEIVFGLINCPDLVSWNAVIAGHAQHGHYENALGLFNEMELNGIKPDGITFLSVLSACDHAGKVKESMEWFDKMLNGYGIAPRAEHYACLVDILSRAGHLDKAYKIVQQMPFEADARVWGPLLAACRVHLNVELGEIAANKLVKLAPQDSGAYIMLSNIYAAAGMWEDVTRMRGLMKEQGVKKQPAYSWTEIANEVHSFSGGDISHPEIDRIHLELKRIGLQMKMFCDCDDIET from the exons ATGCTCCTCTTGTTATGCCAACGACCTTGCAGTAACTGCAGTCCTCTCTTCACCAAAATTCATTTTCTCATTCGTTATAGTCTTTACTCCATCTGTCcttttgaccgttattcctcCCGCCAATTTGTTCAAACAACTGTTAGGTGGGTATCCACCCAACAGATATACGCTTCCAATGTTCGGATTGGAGTTCTTGCTCGTGCTGGCAAGGTTGAAGATGCCCGCCAAGTTTTCGATAAAATGCCTAAAAGAGATGTTGTTTCTTGGAACGCCATCGTCACTGGTTACTGGCAGAATGGTCTTTTTGAGGAATCAAAGAGATTGTTTGACTTAATGCCTGTGAAGAACGTAGTTTCATGGAATTTGATGATTGCGGGCTGCGTGCAGAATGATAGAATCGATGAGGCTTACCACTACTTCACCAAGATGCCCGAGAGAAATACTGCCTCGTGGAATGCAATGATCTCTGGGTTTGTTAGGTTTGGTCGTATTGAGGAAGCTAAAAGTCTCTTTGAAGAAATGCCTCAGAGGAATGTGATTTCTTATACTACAATGATTGATGGGTATGCTCAGATTGGGGAAATTGAGCGGGCTCGGGCCTTGTTTGATAGCATCCGTAGGAAGAATGATGTTTCTTGGGTTGTGATGATTAGCGGGTATGTGGAAAATGACAAGTTTGTGGAAGCAAGGGCACTGTTTGATCTAATGCCGGAAAAGAATATTGTTGCAATAACAGCTATGATCACTGGGTACTGTAAGGAGGGCAAGATGGGATCTGCGAGAATGCTTTTCGAAGAAATTCAGTATAAGGACCTTGTCTCTTGGAATGCCATGATAGCGG GTTACGCACAAAATGGGGATGGTGTGGAATCATTGAAGTTACATTTACAAATGCTGAAAATGGGTACAAAACCAGATCACTCAACCTTTGTTTCACTTCTTACTGCATGTTCAAGTCTTGCATCactaaaagaaggaagagagattCATCTAATTGTTGTCAGAAGTGGTTTTGAGTCAGATATCTCCATATGTAATGCTTTGATAACCATGTATAGCAAATGTGGAAGCATATCGGATTCAGAGATAGTTTTTGGGCTAATCAACTGTCCTGACCTTGTTTCTTGGAATGCCGTTATAGCTGGGCATGCACAGCATGGTCACTATGAGAATGCTCTGGGGTTGTTTAATGAAATGGAGCTAAATGGCATTAAACCAGATGGTATAACCTTCCTTAGTGTCTTGTCAGCTTGTGACCATGCAGGGAAGGTGAAAGAGAGCATGGAGTGGTTTGATAAAATGCTCAATGGTTATGGAATTGCACCGAGGGCCGAGCACTATGCATGCCTTGTTGATATATTGAGTCGAGCAGGACATTTAGATAAGGCCTACAAGATTGTCCAACAGATGCCATTTGAAGCTGATGCTAGGGTTTGGGGACCTCTTCTTGCTGCTTGTCGAGTTCATTTGAATGTTGAACTGGGAGAAATAGCAGCAAACAAACTTGTGAAATTGGCGCCTCAGGATTCAGGTGCTTATATTATGTTGTCAAATATCTATGCGGCTGCTGGGATGTGGGAAGATGTAACTAGAATGAGAGGCCTGATGAAAGAGCAAGGAGTTAAAAAGCAGCCAGCATATAGTTGGACGGAGATTGCAAACGAAGTACACTCCTTTTCTGGAGGGGACATATCTCATCCTGAGATTGATAGAATTCATTTGGAGCTTAAAAGGATTGGATTGCAGATGAAAATGTTTTGCGACTGTGATGACATTGAAACTTAA
- the LOC122641727 gene encoding cytochrome c oxidase subunit 6b-1-like isoform X2 produces the protein MAEVENQKALSLAEQYSLQEIEEQPVQVESPVQPTEVEKPANTVAEETVAEKTEEAPPAEEGNAAPEQEESSEEEASEETPQVKLETAPADIRFPTTNQTRHCFTRYIEYHRCIAAKGEGAPECDKFAKYYRSLCPSEWVERWNEQRENGTFPGPL, from the exons ATGGCGGAAGTAGAGAACCAGAAAGCTCTAAGCCTAGCTGAG CAATACTCATTGCAGGAAATAGAGGAGCAACCAGTCCAGGTCGAATCCCCTGTTCAACCAACTGAAGTTGAGAAGCCAGCTAACACTGTTGCTGAGGAAACTGT AGCTGAGAAAACTGAGGAAGCTCCTCCAGCTGAAGAAGGCAATGCAGCTCCCGAGCAGGAAGAATCAAGTGAGGAAGAAGCTTCCGAAGAGACACCACAAGTAAAG CTGGAGACAGCACCAGCAGATATCCGTTTCCCGACCACCAACCAAACGAGGCATTGCTTTACACGCTATATTGAATATCATAG GTGCATAGCTGCAAAAGGGGAAGGTGCTCCAGAGTGTGACAAGTTTGCAAAATATTACCGTTCGCTCTGTCCTAGTGAATGg GTAGAGAGATGGAATGAGCAAAGGGAGAATGGAACCTTTCCTGGGCCTTTGTAG
- the LOC122641727 gene encoding cytochrome c oxidase subunit 6b-1-like isoform X1, with protein sequence MAEVENQKALSLAEQYSLQEIEEQPVQVESPVQPTEVEKPANTVAEETVAEKTAEDEKPADTVVEAEKTEEAPPAEEGNAAPEQEESSEEEASEETPQVKLETAPADIRFPTTNQTRHCFTRYIEYHRCIAAKGEGAPECDKFAKYYRSLCPSEWVERWNEQRENGTFPGPL encoded by the exons ATGGCGGAAGTAGAGAACCAGAAAGCTCTAAGCCTAGCTGAG CAATACTCATTGCAGGAAATAGAGGAGCAACCAGTCCAGGTCGAATCCCCTGTTCAACCAACTGAAGTTGAGAAGCCAGCTAACACTGTTGCTGAGGAAACTGTAGCTGAGAAAACAGCTGAAGATGAGAAGCCTGCTGATACTGTTGTTGAAGCTGAGAAAACTGAGGAAGCTCCTCCAGCTGAAGAAGGCAATGCAGCTCCCGAGCAGGAAGAATCAAGTGAGGAAGAAGCTTCCGAAGAGACACCACAAGTAAAG CTGGAGACAGCACCAGCAGATATCCGTTTCCCGACCACCAACCAAACGAGGCATTGCTTTACACGCTATATTGAATATCATAG GTGCATAGCTGCAAAAGGGGAAGGTGCTCCAGAGTGTGACAAGTTTGCAAAATATTACCGTTCGCTCTGTCCTAGTGAATGg GTAGAGAGATGGAATGAGCAAAGGGAGAATGGAACCTTTCCTGGGCCTTTGTAG
- the LOC122641687 gene encoding alcohol dehydrogenase-like 1 produces the protein MEKQTETKPSESTGKPIRCKAAICRNPGEALVIEEIEVAPPQAWEVRIKILCTSLCHSDVTYWKMARPSGTFPTIFGHEAVGIVESVGEHVEEIQKGDTVVPVFLADCGECKDCKSEKSNICSKIPFGVDPGMPRDGSSRFKDSKGEVINHFLSVSSFSEYTVVDIIHLAKVTQPIPVDKACLLSCGVSTGVGAATKIAKVEKGSTVAIFGLGAVGLAVAVGAKLNGASKIIGVDLNPEKSEIGMKFGITDFVNPKECGERHISEVIAEMTEGGADYCFECIGLAPVMEDAFASCRSGWGKTVIIGVEMHGAPISVNSFEILKGKSIAGSLFGGIKAKSDIPRLAKMYLDKEIDLDKFITHEVGFKDINKAFDLLLQGKSLRCIIWMHT, from the exons ATGGAGAAGCAAACTGAGACAAAACCTTCAGAGAGCACAGGGAAACCCATACGGTGCAAAG CTGCAATATGCAGAAATCCAGGTGAAGCTCTAGTGATAGAAGAAATTGAAGTAGCTCCACCTCAAGCCTGGGAAGTTCGAATCAAGATACTCTGTACCTCTCTTTGTCACAGTGATGTTACCTACTGGAAGATGGCA aGACCCTCTGGGACTTTCCCAACAATTTTTGGGCATGAGGCAGTTGG AATTGTGGAGAGTGTGGGGGAACATGTAGAGGAAATACAGAAGGGAGACACTGTGGTTCCAGTGTTCTTAGCTGATTGTGGAGAATGCAAAGACTGTAAGTCAGAGAAGAGCAATATCTGCTCCAAGATCCCTTTTGGGGTTGATCCAGGGATGCCAAGGGATGGAAGTAGCAGATTCAAGGACTCCAAGGGTGAAGTGATCAACCATTTCTTGTCTGTGTCAAGCTTCTCTGAGTATACTGTGGTGGACATAATTCACTTGGCTAAGGTCACTCAACCCATCCCTGTTGACAAGGCTTGCTTGCTCAGCTGTGGTGTTTCCACTG GTGTGGGGGCAGCAACAAAGATTGCCAAAGTGGAAAAAGGGTCCACAGTGGCCATTTTTGGACTTGGAGCTGTTGGACTCGCG GTTGCAGTAGGAGCAAAATTGAATGGAGCTTCAAAGATTATTGGTGTTGATCTGAACCCAGAAAAATCTGAGATAG gaaTGAAGTTTGGAATCACTGATTTTGTGAACCCAAAGGAGTGTGGGGAGAGACATATTAGTGAG GTGATTGCGGAAATGACAGAGGGAGGAGCTGACTATTGCTTCGAATGTATTGGGTTGGCTCCTGTGATGGAAGATGCCTTCGCTAGTTGCAGATCT GGCTGGGGAAAGACAGTGATTATTGGGGTGGAGATGCATGGAGCGCCCATTAGCGTCAACTCTTTCGAGATCCTCAAAGGGAAGAGCATCGCTGGTTCCTTGTTTGGAGGAATCAAAGCCAAATCTGATATTCCTCGCCTCGCCAAAATGTACCTTGACAAG GAGATTGATTTGGACAAGTTCATAACGCACGAGGTGGGCTTCAAAGACATAAACAAAGCTTTTGATTTACTCCTTCAAGGGAAGAGTCTCCGCTGCATTATATGGATGCACACTTAG
- the LOC122641697 gene encoding VQ motif-containing protein 9-like, which produces MEKSCHSSGDSTSNNNSSSNSNSNYQQHHHQNNSSSSSNSRDQYLKQLNRFSHKISKDSKPPPIGKYPLDLHHHHQQQQQSQQQQQQQQPPVYNINKNDFRDVVQKLTGSPAHERNFSTPPPIHPPKPQSSRLQRIRPPPLAHLSPRPPPPLANTILPPTTSTTATTAVAAGGATNVATFANNAVNINSAGNFVGNNNGRPVTPLSPLPPFPAVHAAAESPISAYMRYLQSSMSTVDSDSKRFSSGLSPLVSPRWNNPNSLQPQVSPRWNNNNNNNNAGPLQPPPPQPQLQSQLQQQILFPSSTAAMSPSQFLMPSSPLPFGKLPSPRSPYPLLSPTFLFSPTSGQLGFPQFPPSPRLPLSSPRWRDL; this is translated from the coding sequence ATGGAAAAAAGCTGTCACTCATCTGGTGATTCCACCAGCAACAATaatagcagcagcaacagcaacagcaactaCCAACAGCACCACCATCagaacaacagcagcagcagcagcaatagcaGAGATCAATATCTCAAGCAGCTCAATAGATTTTCTCATAAGATATCTAAAGATTCAAAACCCCCACCCATCGGTAAATACCCTCTTGACctccaccatcatcatcagcagcagcagcaaagtcaacaacaacaacagcagcagcaacctcCGGTGTATAACATCAACAAGAACGATTTCAGAGACGTAGTTCAGAAGCTAACAGGTTCCCCTGCTCACGAACGAAACTTCTCCACTCCACCACCCATCCACCCTCCCAAGCCCCAGAGCTCTCGCCTCCAGCGTATTCGGCCACCACCACTTGCCCATCTCAGCCCTCGACCCCCACCTCCCCTAGCCAACACCATCCTCCCTCCCACCACCAGTACCACTGCCACTACCGCTGTGGCTGCCGGTGGTGCCACCAATGTTGCTACCTTCGCAAACAACGCTGTCAACATCAACAGCGCCGGAAATTTTGTGGGCAACAACAATGGGAGGCCGGTGACTCCTTTATCGCCTCTCCCACCTTTCCCAGCCGTCCATGCCGCAGCGGAATCACCCATCTCCGCCTACATGAGGTACCTCCAGAGCTCCATGTCGACCGTCGATTCGGACTCCAAGCGCTTCTCCTCCGGGCTCTCGCCGTTGGTGTCGCCTCGGTGGAATAACCCTAACTCATTGCAGCCACAGGTGTCGCCCCGGTggaacaataacaacaacaacaacaacgctGGCCCAttacaaccaccaccaccacagccaCAGCTGCAGTCGCAGTTGCAGCAGCAGATTCTGTTTCCTTCCTCCACAGCGGCGATGTCTCCGTCACAGTTTCTGATGCCTTCTTCGCCTCTGCCATTTGGGAAGCTTCCATCACCGCGGTCGCCATATCCTCTGCTTTCGCCAACGTTTTTGTTCTCTCCGACTTCGGGTCAATTAGGGTTTCCTCAGTTCCCTCCGTCGCCAAGGTTGCCCCTGTCTAGTCCAAGGTGGAGAGATCTATGA